One window of the Vigna radiata var. radiata cultivar VC1973A chromosome 1, Vradiata_ver6, whole genome shotgun sequence genome contains the following:
- the LOC106760779 gene encoding uncharacterized protein LOC106760779: protein MEVQLSAITTLVRYYDSLLRCFTFQDFQLAPTIEEFEHILGFPLEGTSPYQHLEHHASIPTIAAIMKLHPKDLEEKMVTRNQVRGLTQGYLELYLHHLADKEEWEAFMDVLALTIYGIVLFPKIEDFVYYTTIDVFVAKKTRSENPVTVVLANVYGTMSFCHERKGKKILCCLPALYAWMTACMFKGPVDVRYPSEDLSHQGLKGKGGNEWAQFLVGLNEWKVKWRLPWLEMKPSIQHCGDFPNVPLTGARYCINYNPVLVQRQFGYHMKGAPSPDYLTAFFIYHEDRHCTEMLRRVRSAWENVVRVEKDLRSGAMDNRVSYHTWILERVREVKLPFEPINDQSASEGPSQAPESEEVKQLKVEMEKLRVRNARLENELQKARNDFVDMRNDNEEKSRAYENIVKSQKAERDYTFRVKQDLAAASKELSMRVNENNVALEEGRQWKQLYEEAKRDKREALKRLREAQVQVQESGHQMKEMTTSFEAELNQERWKLAEAEGEYRAMLKQMEDYIEE from the coding sequence ATGGAAGTACAACTGTCTGCCATCACAACCCTAGTCCGGTACTATGACTCTTTGCTAAGGTGTTTCACCTTCCAGGACTTCCAGCTGGCGCCAACTATAGAAGAATTTGAGCATATCTTGGGCTTTCCACTAGAGGGTACCTCACCATATCAGCACTTGGAGCATCATGCCTCCATTCCTACCATTGCTGCCATTATGAAGTTGCACCCAAAAGATTTAGAAGAAAAGATGGTAACAAGGAATCAAGTGCGTGGGTTGACACAAGGAtatcttgaactatatttacaTCATCTGGCTGATAAGGAAGAGTGGGAGGCTTTTATGGATGTGTTAGCTCTCACCATCTACGGCATCGTTTTGTTCCCCAAAATAGAAGACTTTGTGTATTACACCACTATTGATGTCTTCGTGGCAAAAAAGACGAGATCAGAGAACCCTGTAACAGTAGTCCTCGCAAATGTGTATGGGACCATGAGTTTTTGCCATGAGAGAAAGGGGAAGAAAATTTTGTGTTGCTTGCCGGCATTGTATGCATGGATGACCGCATGCATGTTTAAAGGGCCAGTTGATGTCAGGTATCCATCGGAGGATCTGTCGCACCAAGGGCTTAAAGGCAAAGGGGGCAATGAGTGGGCCCAATTCTTGGTTGGTTTGAATGAATGGAAGGTAAAGTGGCGTCTTCCTTGGCTAGAGATGAAACCATCTATCCAACATTGTGGCGACTTTCCTAACGTACCTCTCACAGGCGCTAGGTATTGTATTAACTACAACCCTGTTTTGGTCCAAAGACAGTTTGGATATCACATGAAGGGGGCGCCTTCACCAGATTATCTCACAGCCTTCTTCATCTACCATGAGGACAGACATTGTACTGAAATGTTGAGGAGAGTCAGAAGTGCCTGGGAAAATGTGGTGCGAGTAGAGAAGGACCTGAGGAGTGGGGCGATGGATAACAGGGTTAGTTATCATACTTGGATTCTGGAGAGGGTAAGAGAAGTCAAGTTGCCTTTCGAGCCCATCAATGATCAATCAGCGAGTGAAGGACCATCCCAAGCCCCAGAAAGTGAAGAGGTGAAACAGCTGAAGGTTGAGATGGAGAAATTGAGGGTGAGGAATGCTAGGTTGGAAAATGAATTACAGAAGGCTCGCAATGATTTTGTGGATATGAGGAATGATAACGAAGAAAAGTCACGGGCTTATGAAAACATTGTCAAAAGCCAGAAGGCCGAGAGAGATTATACATTCCGAGTAAAACAGGATCTTGCAGCCGCAAGTAAAGAGTTATCCATGAGGGTGAATGAGAATAATGTGGCTTTAGAAGAAGGCAGACAGTGGAAACAACTCTATGAGGAAGCCAAGAGGGATAAAAGGGAAGCCCTAAAAAGACTAAGGGAAGCGCAAGTCCAAGTGCAAGAATCGGGGCATCAAATGAAGGAAATGACTACATCATTTGAAGCGGAGTTGAATCAGGAGCGTTGGAAGTTGGCAGAGGCTGAAGGGGAGTATCGAGCCATGTTAAAGCAGATGGAGGATTACATCGAGGAGTAA